One Alkalicoccus halolimnae DNA segment encodes these proteins:
- a CDS encoding dihydrofolate reductase family protein — MKREVYLFIAMSLDGYIATKEESLEWLFRNEGKEDNGYEKFLEKIDKIVMGRKTFDWVMKETKGEFPYKDMDCYVFTRKAKDPAGNITFVQDDPADYIKKLAEEGNVWVVGGGKLILPLLEKRVIDEIQIAVAPVLLGDGIPLFQKGAYEMDLELLGVRQFDHFAEMRYRFKSK; from the coding sequence ATGAAACGTGAAGTATATTTATTTATTGCTATGAGTCTGGACGGCTATATCGCTACAAAGGAGGAGTCTTTGGAATGGCTGTTTCGAAATGAAGGAAAAGAAGACAATGGATATGAAAAGTTTTTAGAGAAAATAGATAAAATAGTGATGGGAAGGAAAACGTTTGACTGGGTAATGAAAGAAACGAAGGGAGAGTTCCCATATAAGGATATGGATTGTTATGTATTTACAAGAAAAGCGAAGGATCCAGCTGGCAATATAACGTTCGTCCAGGATGATCCGGCCGATTATATAAAAAAATTAGCGGAAGAAGGGAATGTCTGGGTCGTAGGCGGGGGAAAACTGATTCTTCCTTTACTTGAAAAACGTGTTATCGATGAGATACAGATAGCGGTTGCGCCCGTCCTGCTCGGTGATGGAATCCCTTTGTTTCAGAAGGGAGCTTACGAAATGGATCTGGAGTTGTTAGGAGTAAGACAGTTTGATCACTTTGCCGAGATGCGTTACCGGTTTAAAAGTAAATAA
- a CDS encoding NAD(P)/FAD-dependent oxidoreductase produces the protein MQIAIIGGGMAGIFAAGRLKELGHSPFIIEKSRSVGGRMATRRINRGQADHGAQFFTVRSETMQKYTDSWLEQGIVKHWFGGRYPRYTGVDGMNGFAKVLAENLDMILQEKIIRIEADKQSVTLASEDGELYFADAAVITPPVPQALELIENSALHLNDTTKAALAAGSFRPCFVGLFELEEAFEIGTHGIVDEDLPPGVDKIAANDQKGISPVPLLSVYMTGDWSTNHFEKSDEEVLTALQEAATPYLREARIKSSQLKRWKFSEALHTYNQPYLQLDDYPIYVAGDSFLTKEDESGKTRIESAALSGFHTAEAIISRFNS, from the coding sequence ATGCAGATTGCAATTATAGGTGGAGGAATGGCAGGAATTTTTGCCGCAGGTCGACTGAAAGAACTCGGGCACTCCCCGTTTATTATAGAAAAAAGCCGCAGTGTCGGAGGGCGCATGGCTACCCGCAGAATAAACCGCGGGCAGGCCGACCATGGCGCACAGTTCTTTACCGTCCGCTCAGAAACAATGCAGAAATATACAGATTCCTGGCTTGAACAGGGCATTGTCAAACACTGGTTCGGCGGACGCTATCCCCGCTATACCGGTGTTGACGGCATGAATGGCTTTGCAAAAGTGCTCGCTGAAAACCTCGATATGATTCTTCAGGAAAAAATTATCCGCATCGAGGCAGATAAGCAGAGTGTAACGCTTGCTTCAGAAGATGGGGAGCTTTATTTCGCTGATGCCGCTGTCATTACGCCTCCGGTTCCTCAGGCACTTGAGTTGATCGAGAACTCAGCCTTACATTTAAATGACACTACAAAGGCAGCTTTAGCTGCAGGCTCTTTTCGTCCCTGCTTCGTAGGCCTCTTTGAACTCGAAGAAGCTTTTGAAATCGGCACTCACGGCATCGTCGATGAAGATCTGCCTCCGGGTGTCGACAAAATAGCAGCGAATGATCAGAAAGGCATCTCCCCTGTCCCTCTGTTATCTGTTTATATGACCGGTGACTGGAGTACAAATCATTTCGAAAAATCCGATGAGGAAGTACTGACGGCTCTTCAGGAAGCTGCTACTCCCTATTTGAGAGAAGCCCGAATTAAATCTTCCCAGCTGAAAAGGTGGAAATTCTCTGAAGCCCTTCACACGTATAATCAACCGTATTTGCAGCTCGATGACTACCCGATATATGTTGCCGGGGACAGCTTTTTAACAAAAGAGGATGAAAGCGGGAAAACAAGAATTGAAAGTGCTGCCCTCTCCGGCTTCCACACAGCAGAAGCGATTATATCCAGGTTTAATTCTTAA